One stretch of Saccharomonospora xinjiangensis XJ-54 DNA includes these proteins:
- a CDS encoding MFS transporter, whose protein sequence is MPIALLALAIGAFGIGTTEFVMMGVLPEIARDLGVSIPAAGNFITAYALGVVVGAPLLTAVAVRLSRKTMLLSMMGVFTISNALFAFAPSLEAGMAFRFLAGLPHGAFFGAGAVVAATLAGPKRRAKAVSMMFLGLTLANVIGVPAGTLLGQQVGWRATFGVVALIGVVALAAIAKLVPYQRPTSNTSLRGELSAFRKPQVWFALAIVTFGLGGGFASLSYVAPVLTDVSGYDGTSVTLLLSLAGLGMTVGNVLGGRLADRFPLPGLYGALTALAVLLLTFTVTANSKIGAAVTLFLVGMASFMVGPMMQARIMEKAGGAKSMVSAAVQSAFNIANSIGAYLGGLAIAGGFGLVSPNVVGAMLAVVGITLTVASSLFDRRRTPAPAPTVEDDEPDIALVRVSRPEPVAA, encoded by the coding sequence GTGCCCATCGCGCTGCTCGCACTCGCGATCGGTGCCTTCGGCATCGGTACCACCGAATTCGTCATGATGGGTGTGCTGCCCGAGATCGCCCGTGACCTCGGTGTTTCCATCCCCGCAGCAGGCAACTTCATCACCGCGTACGCCCTCGGCGTCGTGGTCGGCGCACCTTTGCTCACCGCCGTCGCGGTTCGGCTGTCGCGCAAGACCATGCTGCTGTCCATGATGGGCGTGTTCACAATCAGTAACGCTCTGTTCGCCTTCGCCCCCAGCCTTGAGGCTGGGATGGCCTTCCGGTTCCTCGCCGGACTCCCCCACGGAGCGTTCTTCGGAGCCGGGGCCGTCGTCGCGGCCACCCTCGCCGGCCCGAAACGCAGGGCGAAGGCCGTGTCGATGATGTTCCTCGGCCTGACACTGGCCAACGTCATCGGCGTGCCGGCGGGCACCCTCCTCGGCCAGCAGGTCGGCTGGAGGGCCACGTTCGGTGTCGTCGCGCTCATCGGCGTCGTAGCTCTCGCCGCCATCGCCAAACTCGTCCCCTACCAGCGCCCGACCTCGAACACCTCGCTGCGCGGCGAACTCAGCGCGTTCCGCAAGCCCCAGGTGTGGTTCGCGCTCGCCATCGTCACATTCGGGCTCGGCGGCGGCTTCGCCAGCCTGAGCTACGTGGCCCCCGTGCTGACGGACGTGTCCGGGTACGACGGCACCAGCGTCACGCTCCTGCTCTCGCTGGCCGGGCTCGGCATGACCGTCGGCAACGTCCTCGGCGGCAGGCTCGCCGACCGGTTCCCGCTGCCCGGTCTCTACGGCGCGCTCACCGCTCTGGCCGTGCTGCTGCTGACGTTCACCGTCACGGCGAACAGCAAGATCGGCGCGGCCGTGACGCTGTTCCTCGTCGGCATGGCGTCGTTCATGGTCGGCCCAATGATGCAGGCCAGGATCATGGAGAAGGCCGGTGGCGCGAAGTCAATGGTGTCCGCCGCCGTGCAGTCGGCTTTCAACATCGCCAATTCGATCGGCGCCTACCTCGGAGGTCTCGCCATCGCCGGTGGCTTCGGCCTCGTGTCCCCCAATGTGGTTGGTGCCATGCTGGCCGTCGTCGGCATCACGCTGACAGTGGCGTCCAGCCTCTTCGACCGCAGGCGGACCCCCGCCCCCGCCCCTACGGTCGAGGACGACGAGCCCGACATCGCGCTCGTCCGGGTGTCCCGGCCCGAACCCGTCGCGGCGTGA
- a CDS encoding DUF3017 domain-containing protein, with protein MSSAVETRKPRRSPGVVLEYLPFAIVLALVAFGLLRIAMYHWREGAVLIGGALLVAAVLRAALAHRNLTLLAIRTRTVDVISYAGLGLLILFVALTITGGPLR; from the coding sequence GTGAGCAGCGCCGTGGAGACCCGCAAGCCCCGCAGGTCGCCGGGCGTGGTGCTGGAGTACCTGCCGTTCGCCATCGTTCTGGCACTGGTGGCATTCGGGCTGTTGCGCATCGCGATGTATCACTGGCGGGAGGGCGCTGTGCTCATCGGCGGCGCGCTGCTCGTGGCCGCGGTGCTCAGGGCGGCGCTGGCGCACCGGAACCTGACGCTGTTGGCCATCCGGACGCGAACCGTTGACGTGATCAGCTACGCGGGGCTCGGGTTGTTGATCCTGTTCGTCGCACTGACGATCACCGGTGGACCATTGCGCTGA
- a CDS encoding bifunctional methylenetetrahydrofolate dehydrogenase/methenyltetrahydrofolate cyclohydrolase, giving the protein MTAMILDGRATKDAIFAELAPRVSALREQGRTPGLATVLVGDDPGSQAYVKMKHADCAKVGVNSIRKDLPSDISQAELHAVIDELNADPACSGYIVQLPLPKHLDSGAVLDRIDPAKDADGLAPLSLGRLVLNEPGFLPCTPLGIIELLRRYDVPLNGAQITVVGRGITVGRTMGLLLTRRDVNATVTLCHTGTRDLAAEVRRADVVIAAAGSPGLITAEMVKPGAAVLDVGVSRMDGKLTGDVARGVEEVAGFVAPNPGGVGPMTRAMLVSNVVEAAERVARP; this is encoded by the coding sequence GTGACGGCGATGATTCTCGACGGCAGGGCCACCAAGGACGCGATCTTCGCGGAGCTGGCACCGAGGGTGTCCGCACTGCGCGAGCAGGGCCGCACTCCTGGCCTTGCGACCGTGCTCGTCGGCGACGATCCCGGGTCGCAGGCCTACGTGAAGATGAAGCATGCCGACTGCGCGAAGGTCGGCGTCAATTCCATCCGCAAAGACCTGCCATCGGACATCTCGCAGGCCGAGCTGCACGCCGTGATCGACGAACTCAACGCCGACCCGGCCTGTAGCGGCTACATCGTGCAGCTTCCCCTGCCGAAGCACCTCGACTCGGGTGCCGTCCTCGACCGCATCGACCCGGCGAAGGACGCCGACGGGCTCGCGCCGCTGAGCCTCGGACGGCTCGTGCTGAACGAGCCCGGGTTCCTGCCGTGCACGCCGCTGGGCATCATCGAGCTGCTGCGCCGCTACGACGTGCCGTTGAACGGCGCCCAGATCACCGTCGTCGGCCGTGGCATCACCGTCGGCAGGACGATGGGTCTGCTGCTGACCCGCCGCGACGTGAACGCCACCGTGACGCTGTGCCACACGGGCACGCGCGACCTCGCGGCCGAGGTACGGCGCGCGGATGTCGTGATCGCGGCAGCCGGTTCGCCGGGGCTCATCACCGCGGAGATGGTCAAGCCGGGAGCCGCGGTGCTCGACGTGGGTGTGTCGAGGATGGACGGCAAGCTCACCGGCGACGTGGCGCGGGGCGTCGAGGAGGTCGCGGGTTTCGTCGCGCCGAATCCGGGCGGGGTCGGCCCGATGACCAGGGCGATGTTGGTGTCCAACGTCGTCGAGGCCGCCGAGCGGGTCGCGCGGCCGTGA